One stretch of Fibrobacter sp. UWH6 DNA includes these proteins:
- a CDS encoding glycoside hydrolase family 18 protein, whose amino-acid sequence MKKLSFIALASLVAAAVAAPFKVVGYYPSWAQYSQFFPKDVRYQFVTDIHYASLAPAEDGSIAYADESDAANFEELAKLSSENGVSLVVSIGGFENEGNLKAIAGDDSKLSAFCDAAMEWVEKYNLGGVELDWTNATGDDAADIGKLVSALKDKLGSKSVSVMAYAATMDAYSDAISQADYVTLSVGDQMDESAESVKPNLSKQDVESAVRALSGKGVSSDKIVPIVPMYGKSFAGASGLGSSHQGVGSGNEGYLAYKELMKKFEAPDYKVNFDEESSSEVAVSNSETIVFMGIPSVKAISMMVKDESLAGVAMYDISQDHDENIVSLMVTAGLVLRPEVNYAPKKKK is encoded by the coding sequence ATGAAAAAGCTTTCTTTTATCGCTTTAGCTTCTCTTGTTGCTGCTGCCGTTGCGGCTCCTTTTAAGGTCGTTGGATACTACCCGTCCTGGGCTCAGTATAGCCAGTTCTTCCCGAAGGATGTTCGTTACCAGTTCGTGACAGATATCCATTATGCCTCTTTGGCTCCGGCTGAAGACGGTAGCATTGCCTACGCAGACGAAAGCGATGCCGCTAACTTCGAAGAGTTGGCCAAGCTTTCTTCTGAAAATGGCGTTTCCCTGGTGGTATCCATCGGTGGCTTCGAAAACGAAGGCAATTTGAAGGCTATCGCCGGTGACGATTCCAAGCTTTCCGCTTTCTGCGATGCTGCTATGGAATGGGTCGAAAAGTATAATCTTGGTGGTGTGGAACTGGACTGGACCAATGCAACTGGCGATGATGCCGCCGACATTGGCAAGCTGGTTTCCGCTCTCAAGGATAAGCTGGGTTCCAAGTCTGTTTCCGTGATGGCCTATGCTGCAACCATGGATGCCTATTCCGATGCAATCAGCCAGGCTGACTATGTCACACTGTCTGTAGGCGACCAGATGGACGAATCTGCAGAGTCCGTCAAGCCCAACCTTTCTAAGCAGGACGTGGAATCCGCTGTTCGCGCTCTGTCTGGCAAGGGTGTCTCCAGCGACAAGATCGTTCCCATTGTTCCCATGTATGGTAAGTCCTTTGCCGGTGCAAGCGGCCTGGGTTCTTCTCATCAGGGTGTAGGTAGCGGTAACGAAGGTTACTTGGCCTATAAGGAACTGATGAAGAAGTTCGAAGCTCCGGACTACAAGGTGAACTTTGATGAAGAATCTTCCTCTGAAGTGGCTGTAAGCAACTCTGAAACCATTGTCTTCATGGGTATTCCTTCTGTGAAAGCTATTAGCATGATGGTTAAGGATGAAAGCTTGGCTGGTGTCGCCATGTACGATATTAGTCAGGATCATGACGAAAACATCGTGTCTTTGATGGTGACTGCCGGTCTGGTTCTCCGTCCGGAAGTGAATTACGCCCCGAAGAAGAAAAAGTAG